The sequence caattatattttattgtctAAGAAAATgccttttcttttgttcttcaaTGTAATATGTATAGAACGTTGAATCCATGGAGTGCTTAGCTTCGATATTGAAGGAGGATGAAGACGAAGCCGCCATTGTAGAAGAAACCATAGAAATCATTTCAAACATTAATTCATCCACCGCTCTCCTCAAACACATCCTAACCCAAAACCCTCGACTCATTGACACCCTAATCTCCATTATCACCATAACCAAAACCTCGAAATCTCGAGCCGCCACCATAGCCTTCCTCAGCTCCCTCTACACCATTTCCGACCAAACCCACAAAACCTTCACAAAGGAAATAATCTTCGTCCAACTCACAAGAGCCTTAAAGGATCAAATCGCCACAAAACCCACCCTCAAAATCCTCCTCCACTTAGCCCCATTTGGCCGGAACCGCATCAAGGCCGTAAAAAACGGTGCCGTTTTCCATGTTGTAGAGTTGCTTCTGCACTCCTCTAATGGAAGAGAGTGCGAGCTGGCAATGGCAGTCCTGGACCGACTTTGTGAATGCGCTGAAGGTCGTGCAGAGCTGCTTCGGCATGGGGGTGGGATGGCCGTGGTGGGTAGGAAGATTCTTAGGGTGTCGAATTTGGGCAACGAGAAGGCAGTGAGGATTGTGTACAATGTTTGCAAGAACAATGTTGGGAATTTGGGAGTTGTTGAAGAGATGGTGGAGGTTGGGGTTGTAGGGAAGCTTTGTTTGATGCTTCAAGTTGGTGGGAATTTGAAGACTAAAGAAAGAATTA comes from Benincasa hispida cultivar B227 chromosome 2, ASM972705v1, whole genome shotgun sequence and encodes:
- the LOC120071503 gene encoding E3 ubiquitin-protein ligase PUB23-like isoform X1; amino-acid sequence: MAEIEVPSDFLCPISLQIMRDPVTISTGITYDRESIEKWLSSCKNLSCPVTKQALGGIDLTPNHTLRRVIQGWCSLNNRHGVEQIPTPNSEDDRGDVVKLILKEAVKGPRSSRLECLKRLKDIVAESERNKIYFQNVESMECLASILKEDEDEAAIVEETIEIISNINSSTALLKHILTQNPRLIDTLISIITITKTSKSRAATIAFLSSLYTISDQTHKTFTKEIIFVQLTRALKDQIATKPTLKILLHLAPFGRNRIKAVKNGAVFHVVELLLHSSNGRECELAMAVLDRLCECAEGRAELLRHGGGMAVVGRKILRVSNLGNEKAVRIVYNVCKNNVGNLGVVEEMVEVGVVGKLCLMLQVGGNLKTKERIKEILHLLQCVFKGTKCVLVIPSGFDRF
- the LOC120071503 gene encoding E3 ubiquitin-protein ligase PUB23-like isoform X2; the protein is MAEIEVPSDFLCPISLQIMRDPVTISTGITYDRESIEKWLSSCKNLSCPVTKQALGGIDLTPNHTLRRVIQGWCSLNNRHGVEQIPTPNSEDDRGDVVKLILKEAVKGPRSSRLECLKRLKDIVAESERNKIYFQNVESMECLASILKEDEDEAAIVEETIEIISNINSSTALLKHILTQNPRLIDTLISIITITKTSKSRAATIAFLSSLYTISDQTHKTFTKEIIFVQLTRALKDQIATKPTLKILLHLAPFGRNRIKAVKNGAVFHVVELLLHSSNGRECELAMAVLDRLCECAEGRAELLRHGGGMAVVGRKILRVSNLGNEKAVRIVYNVCKNNVGNLGVVEEMVEVGVVGKLCLMLQVGGNLKTKERIKEILHLLQCVFKGPIIQDQS